DNA sequence from the Chthonomonadales bacterium genome:
CGCTTGCCGACCGGCGCGTGCTGGCGCGCGCGGAGCCGTCCACCGGCGCGGCGCGCCTCGACAGCGCGGCTCGCGCGCGCACTCGGGTTGCGTTCACGCTGGACCTCCCGGCCTCGGGCGACGCCGCTGGCCGGTCGAGTGAGACTGTGGTCTGCCCGATCGTCGTGACGGCGACGCGCTGGGCCGGCGTGCCGCGCGTCGAGTACCGCATCGAGGTGGACAACCGGGCGCGCGACCACCGCCTGCGCGCGATGTGGGACGCCGGCGCCGGCGAGCGTGCCGCCGCCGAGGGGCAGTACGACGTCATCGAACGCCCCATCCGCTCGCCCCTCGAGGCGGAGGGAGCCTCCCCGTTCCATCCGCAGCAGACGTGGGTGGACGTGAGCGGGCCACGGGGCGGCCGCGCCATCCTCAACCTTGGGCTTCCCGAGTACGAGGTGTACGAGGAGGGCACGTCGGATGCGCCGCGGCGGAGCATCGCGGTGACGCTGCTGCGCTGCGTCGGCCAGCTCAGCGGCCGCGGCGACGGACCGGGCACCCGGACCCCCGATGCGCAGTGCCCGGGACCCCATGCCTTCGAGCTCGCCGTCTTCGACCACGCCGGTGGCTGGGAGGAGGCGCGCGTCTGGCAGCAGGCGCACCAGCTCAGCGTGCCGCTGCGCGCGGTCCAGTGCGCGCCGAACGAGCGACGCCCCGCCGAGCGCTCCTTCGTGCGCGTTGAGCCGGCCGAGCTCGTCGTGTCGGCCGTCAAGGGGGCCGAGGACCGCGACTCGCTCGTGGTACGACTCTACAACACGACGCACCGCGCGGTGTCGGCCGCGCTCGTGCAGGTAGAGGGCGCGCGGCGGATGCGCCCCGTCACGCTCAACGAGGAGCCAGTCCTCGACTGGACGGAGGGAGGCGCGATGCGGCTGGACGTGGGGCCGGCCGCCATCGTGACGCTCGAGTGCGAGCTGGCCGCCAGAGCCAGTCGATGAGGATCACGGAGGTTCGGGTCGTCGTCACCTGTCCGGGCCGTAACTACGTGTGCGTGAAGGTGATGACCGACGAGCCCGGCCTCCACGGGGTCGGCGACGCTACACTGAATGGCCGGGAGCTGGCGGTGGCCGCCGCGCTGCGCGAGCACATCGCGCCGCTGCTCGTCGGGCGCGATCCGGACCGCATCGAGGACGTCTGGCAGGACCTCTATCGCGGAGCCTACTGGCGCGGCGGGCCGGTCCTGATGACCGCCCTGGCGGGCATCGATCTGGCGCTGTGGGACATCAAGGGCAAGCGCGCGGGGATGCCGCTCTACTCGCTCCTGGGCGGCAGGACGCGCGACGGGGCCCTTGCCTACAGCCACGCGGGCGGCGTCGACTACGCCGCCTGCGAGGACGAGGCGCGCTCGCTGATGGAGCGCGGGTTCCGGGCCGTCCGGGTACAGTGCGGCGTTCCGCGCGTCGCGTCCACCTACGGCGTCGGAGGCGCCTCGGAAGCGGCCGCGGCACAGTGGGGCGACGGCGGGCCGATGCCGCACGTGGAGGCCAACTGGGAGCCGGCGGCCTACCTGCGGGTGGTGCCCGGGCTGCTCGCGCACCTGCGGTCGACCCTGGGCGACGAGGTGGAGCTCCTGCACGACGTGCACGAGCGATTGAGCCCCATTCAGGCCGCGCGCCTGGCGCGCGAGCTCGAGCCCTTCCACCTGTTCTTTCTAGAGGATCCGCTGCGTCCCGAGCACAGGGAGAGCTTCCGTCTGATCCGGAGCCACTCGACGACGCCGATCGCGATGGGAGAGCTGTTCCACAGCCGCTACGACTGCCTCCAACTCATCACCGAGCAACTCATCGACTACGTTCGCTGCGACCTCGGCCACATCGGCGGCATCACGGAGGCCCGCAAGATCGCCGCGATCGCGGAGCCGTACCAGGTCCTCACGGCCTGGCACGGGCCGGGCGACATCGGCCCGGCGACGCACGCGGCCAACGTGCACCTGGACTGCGCCGTCCCCAACTTTGGTATCCAGGAGATGGTCTTCTTTCCGGAACCGGTGCACGAGGTGATGCCCGGTGCGCCCGAGCTCCTCGATGGCTACCTGGTGCCCTCCGAGCGGGCCGGGCTCGGCGTGGACCTGGACGAGGCCGCCGCCGCGCGCTACCCGTACCGCCGCGCCTACCTGCCCACCGTGCGACGCGCCGACGGCAGCGTGCACGACTGGTAGGCGCCAGTCGGCGAGGCCGCGCGCCAGCAGCAGCCAGCCGAGGGCGGCCTCCGGCGGAGCAGGCCGGGCAGTGCGTGGGGTGGCGCCCGACGCGAGCCGGAGTGCTGCCCGAGCGCCAACGGCGGGTGCACTATCGACTTCCTTGACGCGCTCGACACGATCCCTTGCGGGACCGGCTCTCTCACAGGCTCAGTAGGCCCGCGGGCCCGTCAAGAGATCTCCGGGGCCGGCGCAGGGCGATTGCATCTTAGCTACACGGCTAGGATCTGGCTGAGATAGCGGTTGTCCCATCCGGCGGAGAGCCTGCGGTTGCGGATGCCGCATTTGGCGGTATTGTCCTGGCGTAAGAGGTTGAGG
Encoded proteins:
- a CDS encoding D-galactonate dehydratase family protein, coding for MRITEVRVVVTCPGRNYVCVKVMTDEPGLHGVGDATLNGRELAVAAALREHIAPLLVGRDPDRIEDVWQDLYRGAYWRGGPVLMTALAGIDLALWDIKGKRAGMPLYSLLGGRTRDGALAYSHAGGVDYAACEDEARSLMERGFRAVRVQCGVPRVASTYGVGGASEAAAAQWGDGGPMPHVEANWEPAAYLRVVPGLLAHLRSTLGDEVELLHDVHERLSPIQAARLARELEPFHLFFLEDPLRPEHRESFRLIRSHSTTPIAMGELFHSRYDCLQLITEQLIDYVRCDLGHIGGITEARKIAAIAEPYQVLTAWHGPGDIGPATHAANVHLDCAVPNFGIQEMVFFPEPVHEVMPGAPELLDGYLVPSERAGLGVDLDEAAAARYPYRRAYLPTVRRADGSVHDW